The genomic DNA GTCCTGAACGGGGAAGTAGGCGTAGCCGCGGCCATGGCGCTCGCGTCCGACGATGCCCTTCTCATGCAGCCGGGAGAGGATCGTGGTCACCGTCGTACGAGCCAGCCCCGCGCCGAGGCCGAGCTGCACCTGCCCCGGGGTCCGGGGCACGCCCGCGGCCCACAGCGCGGCCATGACGGTGGCTTCGAGTTCGCCCGCCGGTCGGCGTTCGTCCTTCGCTTCGGCCATGGGAACCTTCCTCGCCCTGCAATCGTCTACAGTGTTGTAGACCGTGTACGGATTGTAATCGTCGCGGGCCCGGTCCCGGCTGTGCCCGCACGCCCGTTTCGACTGTGCCCGCACGACCATTATGGAAGGGGCCCACGAGGATGACCGCCGCCCTGTACATCTCGCCGTTCCGCGCGGTCGGTGCTCCCGGGGTGCCGTCATGAAGCGCGAGGACGCCTCCGACCTCGCCGGCTCGACGGCGGTGGGCGCGCTGGTGGCCTTCGTACTGCTGGCGCTCACCGTGTCCGGCCGGGCGGGCGACCCGCTGTTCGGGGACGCGGACCTGTTCGACTGGTCGGTCACCCATCGCCCCCCGGTCGCCGTCGCAGTGGCACGTGCAGTGACGTACACGGGCACGGGCTTCATTCCCTACGCACTGGTCGTCCTGGCCGGGCTCCTGGTGGGCCGCACGGCGCGGCAGCGGCTCTTCTCCGTCGCCGCCGCGCTCCTCTGCCTGGCCGCCGGCCAGGCCGTCCGGTACGGCGTGATGTCCCTGATCGCCCGCCCGCGGCCCGCGACGGCGGGCTGGTCCACGCATGCCTCCGGCTGGTCCTTCCCGTCCGGTCACACCACGACGTCCGCGATCACCGCGGGGCTGCTCGTTCTCGCGGTCCTGGCGCGCGCCCCGCGCGGCAGAGGTCCGCTCGCCGTGGCCATCGGCTGCTGGGGTGTTCTGGTCGGACTCACCCGCGTCTATCTGGGCGTCCACTGGTTCTCGGACGTCCTGGGCGGCTGGCTGTTCGCCCTGTGCTGGCTGAGCCTGAGCGCCTACGTCGTCACCCGCATCGCTCCTCCCGTCCTCCACGAGATAGCGGCCTCCCGTCACCGCCCAGGTCCTACGACGGAAGAGCGCCGCCATGACTCCCCCACCAGCACCGAAGACCCCCTCGACCCTGCTCCGCCGCCATCTCGGACGGGCCGTCGGCGCGGCCTATCTCGCCGCCGCGACCGCGCCGGGACCAGGGATGTGGCTGCGTCATCCGCACCGGATCGCCGTCGTCGGCCTTCCTGACTTATCCCTGAACACGGCCCCGTTCCTGCTGTCGCTCGTCCTGTTCACTGCCGGACTGCAGGTCCCCCCGCGGGATCTCGGTCGGCTGGTCGGACGACCGGCCGCCCTGCTGACCGGTCTCGCGCTGCATCTGCTCGCGCCGCTGCTCATCGTGCCGGGGGTGGCGTTCGCCCTGCGCCAGTCCCCCGACAGCGACGGCGGCAGCGGGCTGGTCGCCGCGATGATCCTGGTCGTCGCGATGCCCGTGGCCGCCGGGGCCACGGTGTGGACGGGCGCGGGCGAAGGAGACCAGTCCACGACCGTCGGGCTCGTGCTCGCGTCCACGCTCGCCAGTCCGCTGACCGTCCCGTTCACCGTGACGGCCCTGTGTCCCCTGCTCAGCGCCGACTACGCGGACACCCTGGCCGGGGCGGCCCGCATCGCGGGGAGCGGGTTCGCGCTCACGGGAGTCGTGCTGCCCTGCGCCGCCGGTCTGGTGGCCCGGCTCGCCCTGCCCCGCCGCGCCCTGGACGCACTCCTGCACGCGGCGGTCCCCACGGCGGCCTTGGGCTCGCTCCTGCTGACGTACGTCAACGCCAGCGGCGTACTCGGCCCCTTCCTCACCCGGCCCCGGCCGGTCCTGCTCGCGGCGGCGCTGGCCGTCGCCGCGACGGTGTGCGGGCTGTCCTTCGCCCTGGGCCGGATCACGGCCCGCGTACTGCGCCTCGACGCCCACGCCGGGGCCTCGGTGACGCTCGCCTGCGGGATGAACAACAGCAGCGCGAGCGCCGTGCTGATCACGACGGCGCTGCCCGACCGGCCGCAGGTGCTGCTGCCCGTCCTCGCGTACGGCCTGTTGCAGAAGGTGGCGGCGGGCCGTGTCGTACGGGGCGGTCACCACTCCGGAAGAGGTGCGTGACAGCGGTGGCGTTCCCCGGGCGCGGATTCCGTTGGTGGCCGGGGGAACCGGCGCCGGTTCCACCGTGCACGGCTGCGCCGTTGAGCGCCTGTGCCACGGCACCCAGGTCCCATCCGGTGGCTCCGGGACGGGCTGCCCGTGGCCGCTCGCGCCCGCCGTGGCCGCCGGGGCGGCGGGAGCGGTGTGCCGGCCGCGGAGCTGGGGACCGGCGCCGCGGCACCTCTTCGAACATCGGTCATGCGGGCGGTTCCACGAGCGGCTGGTGGCCGCCAGGACCCGGCCGTCGGCCGGCGCCGTCCTTGTGCGATGCCGGCCAGTACCGTATCCGCGGCCTTACCAGGCCACGGGCAGCTCGATCGGGAAGCGTCGGATCGTCTCCGTGTCCCAGCGCACTTCCTCCGGCGGTACGGCCAGCCGCAACTCCGGGAACCGCTCCAGCAACCGCCCGATGGCCACTTCCAGCTCCGCCATGGCCAGCGGCACGGCGATGCACCGGTGTCCGCCCCAGCCGAAGGTCATGTGCGGCAGGGACGGCCGGTCCGGGTCGATGGCGTCCGGGTCCGGGTAGCGCTCCGGGTCACGGTTCGCCGTCAGGTACGACACATGGACGAAGTCACCCGCCCGGATCTTCACCCCGTCCACCTCCGCGTCCTCCACCGCCACCCGGGGAATGCCGACCCCCTTGCGGAAGGGAATGAAGCGGAGCATCTCGTTCAGGACGGCGGTCAGCGTGTCCGGCCGGCTCCTGAGGTGCTTCATCAGCTCGGGACGGGTGAGGAGGAGATAGCAGATGTTGCTGATCTGGCAGGTGGCCGTGTCGTGCCCGCTGAGCATCAGCGTCAGCGCCATGACCGCCAGTTCCTGGTCGTCGAGTACGTCCTCGCCGTCCTTGGCGGCGGCCAACGCGCTGATCAGGTCGTTCCCGGGGGAGCTCCGCCGCTTTTCGACCAGTCCGCCGAAGTACTCCCGCAGCTCGGATTTGGCCGTCGCGGCGCTCTGGCGGCTGTCCGGGCCGGTGGAGAGCAGTTGGTGCACGTACTGCTCCATCCGGGGCCAGTCGTCCTGTTCGATCCCGAGAACGTCGCAGATGGTGTGCTGCGGGAGCCGGTTCGACAAGTGGTGCGCCAGATCCGCCGGCGGCCCCTGCGCGGCCATCTCGTCGAGCAGCGTGTCCGCGAGCCGGACGATTCTCCGTCTCATCCGCTCCACATGCCCCTTGGTGAAGGCCTGCGATACCAGGCGGCGCAGACGGCTGCTGTGCGGCGGGTCCACCACATTGATCGACTCCGGGGAGACGAT from Streptomyces avermitilis MA-4680 = NBRC 14893 includes the following:
- a CDS encoding phosphatase PAP2 family protein, translating into MKREDASDLAGSTAVGALVAFVLLALTVSGRAGDPLFGDADLFDWSVTHRPPVAVAVARAVTYTGTGFIPYALVVLAGLLVGRTARQRLFSVAAALLCLAAGQAVRYGVMSLIARPRPATAGWSTHASGWSFPSGHTTTSAITAGLLVLAVLARAPRGRGPLAVAIGCWGVLVGLTRVYLGVHWFSDVLGGWLFALCWLSLSAYVVTRIAPPVLHEIAASRHRPGPTTEERRHDSPTSTEDPLDPAPPPSRTGRRRGLSRRRDRAGTRDVAASSAPDRRRRPS
- a CDS encoding sodium-dependent transporter, translating into MLRRHLGRAVGAAYLAAATAPGPGMWLRHPHRIAVVGLPDLSLNTAPFLLSLVLFTAGLQVPPRDLGRLVGRPAALLTGLALHLLAPLLIVPGVAFALRQSPDSDGGSGLVAAMILVVAMPVAAGATVWTGAGEGDQSTTVGLVLASTLASPLTVPFTVTALCPLLSADYADTLAGAARIAGSGFALTGVVLPCAAGLVARLALPRRALDALLHAAVPTAALGSLLLTYVNASGVLGPFLTRPRPVLLAAALAVAATVCGLSFALGRITARVLRLDAHAGASVTLACGMNNSSASAVLITTALPDRPQVLLPVLAYGLLQKVAAGRVVRGGHHSGRGA
- a CDS encoding BlaI/MecI/CopY family transcriptional regulator — protein: MAEAKDERRPAGELEATVMAALWAAGVPRTPGQVQLGLGAGLARTTVTTILSRLHEKGIVGRERHGRGYAYFPVQDAPGLTARRMHTELDRDSDRHTALARFVAQLSEDDERVLRDLLESGEQ
- a CDS encoding cytochrome P450, coding for MTPSDEAIMCPFDFSKGLEFDPSLAELMARDSITRIRLPYGDADAWLVTGFDAVRQVTTDQRFSRAGIMGSDYPRLTPEPIVSPESINVVDPPHSSRLRRLVSQAFTKGHVERMRRRIVRLADTLLDEMAAQGPPADLAHHLSNRLPQHTICDVLGIEQDDWPRMEQYVHQLLSTGPDSRQSAATAKSELREYFGGLVEKRRSSPGNDLISALAAAKDGEDVLDDQELAVMALTLMLSGHDTATCQISNICYLLLTRPELMKHLRSRPDTLTAVLNEMLRFIPFRKGVGIPRVAVEDAEVDGVKIRAGDFVHVSYLTANRDPERYPDPDAIDPDRPSLPHMTFGWGGHRCIAVPLAMAELEVAIGRLLERFPELRLAVPPEEVRWDTETIRRFPIELPVAW